The genomic DNA TGTCCCTGTTGATCTCGTTGTGGTGGTCCGCTGAGGGGAGCGGGGCGGATCGTGCGGTCGGAGGAGTGACCGCGATGGCAATGGGTTCGGGTACGGGTCGAGGGATTCCGCCGTTGACGTTGCGGATAGCGTGGGCGAGCAACCCGCGGGGCACCACGGCGATGTGGATGCGGGACCGGCTGGACCAGTTGTTCACGGGCGGCGACTTCGCCGAGTGGTATCCGGCGGACGGTCGGCGGGGCCTGTCGCCGGCCCGGCTGGCCATGGTGTCGGTCCTGCAGTACGCGGAGAACGGTGCGATGCAGGCTGGACTGGAATTTGTGCGTGCCGAGAATCACGTCCGTGCAGCTCAAGCGGCGTGTTCGTACTCGTGGATCACTCCACCGAGGCGGTCGTGTCGATGTATGTCGAGGCGCGCGATCTCCCTGGGGTCGGTGATGGTTTCGGGGAGTGCGCGCAGCGGCGCGGCTGCCTGCAGGGAGGGGTGCGGTGCTCGTTGTAGAACCGCTCGTACTCGCTCAGGGCATGGCGCAGGTGGTGAGCGTTCCAGATGAGGGTGCGGTCGAGGAGCTCGCGGCGGAGGCTGAGCACCCATCTCTCCATAATCGAGTTCATCCTTGGCATGCGGACGCCGGTGAACACGCTCTGGATGCCGACGTCGGCGAGGATCTCGTGGATCAGGGCAGGGTACTTCGCGTCGCGGTCGCGGATCAGGTAGGCGGCGTGCGCGCCCACGTCCTCAAGGTCCATGACGAGGTTCTTGACCGCCTGGGTCACCCAGCCCGCGGTGGGGTGCGCGGTGGTGCCCAGGACCCGGATGCGGCGGGTTGCGTGCTCGATGACGGCCAGGATGTACTGCCGCTGCCCGGTCAGGGTGATGGTTTCGATGAAGTCCATGGCCAGCAGGGCATCGGCCTGGGAGCGCAGGAAGCCGGCCCAGGTGGTGGCGGTCCGTTCCGGCGCCGGGTCGACGCCTTCGGCTTTGAGGATCTCCCAGACGGTGGACGGGGCGACCGTGATGCCGAGCACGGCCAGTTCCCCGTGGATACGGCGGTAGCCCCAGCCGCTGTTCTCGCGGGCCAGGCGCAGGACCAGCGCCCGGATCGAGCGGACGGTGCGCGATCGTCCGGGCCGCTTGGGGCGCCAGATGCGGGCGTGCCGCCGCTTCACCAAGTAGTGGTGCCACCGCAGCACCGTGTCCGGACGTACCAGAAGCCGGAGACGACGCAGCTCCCTCCTGGCACGGCAGCGGTGCCAGGAGCGCGGCGAGGAAGGCCCGATCCTCGGGGGCAAACTTCACCCTTTTCGGGCCGAGTTGGCGCTCAAGGACCGTGATCTGGTGGCGTAGGGCCAGGATCTCGGCGTCCTTGGCGCGGTCGCTCATCGGGAGCAGCCAGAGCGCAGCGAAGGCATTCGACACGGTCAGATAGGCGAGGCGCAGGAGCACGAGTGGCCATCATGCCGTGGCAACTGGCAGCGGCCGCAAGCGGGATGACCTGCGCGGACGAGATTCTCGGCACGCACAGAGCTCGGAGGGGCCTCCCCCGCCGTACCCGCTGCCGTAGGCGCGTCCGTTCTCCTCCGGCAGGATCGACAGCAGGCCGTCGCGCGTGCGGATCCAGAACATGCCGCTCTGGCGGTCGATGATCAGGCGGTGGAACTCGTCATCCGGCCGCAGATCGAGCAGGGCGTACGCCGGCGCATGGCAGCAGGGCCTGTTGATAGCTCAACGAGGTCTCCGCGCAGCGCATCGGGCCGCAGGGTGTGGGGGCCGATCCGCTGCGCGATCTTTCCCCTTGCCTGGTCCCTGGGGACGCCGCGTTAGGGGAGACGGCACGAGCCCGGGGCACCGCAGTAGCTCGGCAGCCGGACCGGAGACCTCTGCGGCGGGGAAACGGTCGGAGAACTCGGAGAACACCGTGGCTGCAGCGTCGTGTGCCGGCGCTCGTAGAACTGCCACCGGGGGCACGGTACGGCTCTCATGATTGGGGATACCCACCCGATCGCCGACGACCGCCGTGCAGCAACGGACCTGTTAAGGCCCAGGCATTCCAGCCGGGCCGCCCACACCCATTGACGGACGCTCCTACCGCAGCGAGTCGCGACAGGCTCACAGATCAGGGTGGCCATGGGGAGGATCACAGGCCAGTTGCCGAATGCAACGGCGACAACGCTCCCGACATAGAGCCGTCAAACCGTGACAGAAATGTGAGACATAAGCCCCAAAGAGGGCAACAAAGACCCTCCGACCTGGGCATTTGAGTTGATCACTAGAATCCGGCCACATCATAACGTCATGTACGTCCTGTACATTTCTTACAGATGCCGAAGGAGGGGTACCCATGACCCGACCGTCCGCCCGCCACGTCCTGCCCGAGTTCACCGAGCGCACCAGCGCCGGACACCGGACCCTCGATCCGTACTCGAAGCTGCTGGAGGAGCGGATCGTCTTCCTCGGGACGCCGATCGACGACATCTCGGCAAACGATGTGATGGCCCAGTTCATGCACCTCGAGTACCAGGCACCGGACCGGGACATCTCGCTGTACATCAACTCGCCCGGCGGCTCGTTCACCGCGATGTCGGCGATCTACGACACGCTCCAGTACGTCAGTTGCGACGTGGAGACGGTCTGCCTGGGCCGGGCCGGCTCGTCCGCGGCGGTGCTGCTGGCGGCGGGCACCCCGGGCAAGCGGTCGGCGCTGCCGGGGGCCCGTGTGATGATCCATCAGCCCTCGTTCACCGAGCCGATCCAGGGGCAGGCGAGTGATCTCGCCATCCAGGCCGAGGAGTTGGCCCGCACCCGGTCCCAACTGGAGGAGCTGCTCGCCCTGCACACGGGCCGAACGGTGGAGCAGGTGAGCGCCGACATCGAGCGGGACCGGATCATGGATGCCCAACAGGCCCTGGAATACGGCCTGGTGGACCGAATCGTGGCCACCCGCAAGACCTCGGTCACCGAGCCGGGCGGGGAGTGAGCCGCCGATGCTGCCGCCGGAACTGCCGCCGCTGCCCGCACTGACGCGCGCCGAGGGCGAGTTGATCGACCGTTACCTGGACGTGGCCGACCTGCTGGGCCGTATCAACCCGGCGCACCACGGGGACACGTACCGCGGACTGAGGGCCGCTCAGGCGCTGGTGGCCAAGGCGACCGAACTGCGGGACGCGCTGGCGCTGATGCACCAGCGGGGCGAGACCGAGCTGCACGCCCCCACGCTCGCGCGGGCACTGCGCGTGCTGGACGGGGAGCGCCGCACGGCTCGCGTCACCCTCCCCGCATCCTCCGACAGTTGAGGGACGCACTGCCGTCCGGAGCGGGGGCGAAACGGGCCGAACGGCGTACCCCCGATCGACGTAGTCGCCGCTCCGTCGGTACGGCCGTCCGGGTCACGCAACACGCGTGACCCGAGGGCCGGATGAGGTGTTCCGGTGCTGGTCCGAGCGTCACACCCACCTCGGCACGCCCTCGAACACCGATGCGTTCAGCCGAACGGGTGAGTGGTGAGTAACCCCACAAATCCCCGATTCCGTTGGGCTTTTCGGACATTCATAGGTGAAGATCCCTGTCTGACGACAAGACCCCGCCGCAGCGGCGGGGCGATCCGGGCGGACGCCGAGTCCTGCCGCCGCCCGGATGACAGGTCGACAGGATTGCATCGGCAGGAGTGGAGGACCCAAGCACGACGGGTCGCCGGGACGGTCACGCCATGACCGGGTCCAGCAGCCCTTGGGGTGAAGCCGCGTCAGCGGCCGGGCAACTTCGCCAGCCCGAATCCGACAGGTCATCCTTCACAGGCGGCTGACGAAGGGTTGCGCATGACTGCGCTCAATCGTGTCCCGTCGCTGATGGTCCGGGCCGGTACGGCCTCGGCCTTCGCCATCGCCGCCGTGGGCGGCTCCGTCGTGATACCGGGCGTCGCATCCGACGCCGCGGCCGCGACACCCGCGACGAAGGCACTCCAGGTCGCGGCGTCCAAGAAGGGCGCCCCGTACAGGTACGGGGCCACCGGACCGGGCCGCTTCGACTGCTCCGGGCTCACGCTGTACTCGTACAAGAAGGCGGGCAAGAAACTGCCCCGTACGGCGGCCCAGCAGTACAACAAGACCCACCACATCTCGGCCAAGAGCCGCAAGGCCGGGGATCTCGTGTTCTTCCACTCGGGCTCCAGCGTCTACCACGTCGGCATCTATGCCGGGAAGGGAAAGATCTGGCACGCCCCGAAGACCGGGGACGTGGTGCGGTTGCAGAAGATCTGGACCAAGAGCGTCTGGTACGGCCGGGTCAGCTAGGCCTGTCCGAATCTCCCGAGGGGGTGGCGGCCAACTGACGGGCCGCCACCCCCTCGGGTGTCCGCGGACGTCCGGAACAGGGACGTCCGGAACAGGGACGTGCGGACCACATCGCTACGGCTACGGCTCCTGCTGGCCCCCCGCGGTCACCGGCCGGGCCGGTACCGTCCAGGGCACCTCGACTGAGACCGTCTTGCCGCCCTCCAGGGTGGGCCGGACCTTGAGTTTGCCGCCGCACTCCGCGGTCAGCCAGCGGATGATCACCATGCCCCGGCCGTTGTCCTGCTGGACGGCGGCCGGCAGGCGTTTCGGGAAGCGGGGATGGCTGTCGGTGACCCCGATGCGCAGGTGTTCGTCACGCTCCAGCTCGATGTCCACCGTGAAGGTGGGTGACTGACCGAAGGTGTGCTGTACGGCGTTGGTGGCGAGTTCGGAGACGATCAGGCGGATGGTGTCGGCGACCTCCGTGTCCGCCGCGAGTCCCCATTCCACCAGGGTTGTGACCACATAGGTGCGGGCGGCGGAGACCGAGGCGGGATCGCTCGGCAGAGTGACGGATGCTTCCAGATGGTCTGCCATGGCGCGGTCGTCCCTTTCCCGCGGGACCGGTGTCCGACACGGAGCGGATGGTTCGAGTACGGTCCCGGACTGGTGCTTCTTCGCCAGACTGCCATTACCGCGTCGGTAACGGTGGCGATCCACCAAGATATGCATATATCTGTCGCTCGAAGCGGTGAACTCTGCGACCCCAGACCGTATTTGGGCGGCTCGGAAGGAGTAAGGAGAAACCCATGCAGTACGGTCCCGCGGTGCGCCGCCGGAAACTGGGCGCCGAACTCCGCACGTTGCGTGCGGAGGCGGGGCTCACCAGCGGTGAGGCGGCCCGGCTGGTCGGCTGGCACCAGTCGAAGGTGAGCCGCATCGAGACGGGCGCGAGTGGCGTGAAACCGCCCGACGTCCGGTTACTCCTGGACGCCTACCAGGTCGGCGACCCACAACTTCGGGACATGCTGCTCGTGTTGGCCGGCTCCGACGACGGCGGCGGCCGGCACCACTGGTGGCACGCCTATCGCGGTGTACTGCCGCCCGCCTACCGGGACTTCATCAGCCTGGAGTCACAGGCCAGCACGATCCGCACCCTGGAGACCTCGGTGGTCCCCGGCCTGTTGCAGACACCCGAGTACGCCCGGGCGGTGACCCGCGCCGCGGTGGGCGGCCTCGACAACGACGGCCCCGACCGGCTCGACGCGCTGGTGCAGGTGCGGCTGGCCCGGCAGGACGTGCTGCGCGCGGATCCGCCGCTGGCCCTGAGCGTGGTCCTCGACGAGGCGGTGGTAAGGCGCGAGGTCGGCGGGCCGGGGGTGATGGCGCGTCAACTGGACCGGCTCGTGGAAGCGGCCCATCTGCCTCAAGTAAGGCTTCAGGTACTGCCGTTCGCCGCAGGAGCACACATCGGCATCACCGGGCCTTTCGTTATCTTCTCCTTTCCGAGCACTTCTGATCTGGACGTGGTTGTTCTAGACCATTTGACGAGTAGCCTCTACCTCGAACGGAAAGAAGACCTAGAGGCCTACAGCGAGGCCTTCAGCACCCTTCAGTACCACGCCCTTTCGCCCGAGGATTCGTTGGATTACATCGCCGGGATAGGTGACGGCGCGTAAGGAGGCACCATGTCTGCACTGCCTCGGAACGTACCTTCCAGTACTGATCTGTCCGGTGTGCGGTGGCTGCGCA from Streptomyces sp. NBC_01478 includes the following:
- a CDS encoding ATP-dependent Clp protease proteolytic subunit; this translates as MTRPSARHVLPEFTERTSAGHRTLDPYSKLLEERIVFLGTPIDDISANDVMAQFMHLEYQAPDRDISLYINSPGGSFTAMSAIYDTLQYVSCDVETVCLGRAGSSAAVLLAAGTPGKRSALPGARVMIHQPSFTEPIQGQASDLAIQAEELARTRSQLEELLALHTGRTVEQVSADIERDRIMDAQQALEYGLVDRIVATRKTSVTEPGGE
- a CDS encoding helix-turn-helix domain-containing protein, which codes for MQYGPAVRRRKLGAELRTLRAEAGLTSGEAARLVGWHQSKVSRIETGASGVKPPDVRLLLDAYQVGDPQLRDMLLVLAGSDDGGGRHHWWHAYRGVLPPAYRDFISLESQASTIRTLETSVVPGLLQTPEYARAVTRAAVGGLDNDGPDRLDALVQVRLARQDVLRADPPLALSVVLDEAVVRREVGGPGVMARQLDRLVEAAHLPQVRLQVLPFAAGAHIGITGPFVIFSFPSTSDLDVVVLDHLTSSLYLERKEDLEAYSEAFSTLQYHALSPEDSLDYIAGIGDGA
- a CDS encoding integrase core domain-containing protein; this translates as MKRRHARIWRPKRPGRSRTVRSIRALVLRLARENSGWGYRRIHGELAVLGITVAPSTVWEILKAEGVDPAPERTATTWAGFLRSQADALLAMDFIETITLTGQRQYILAVIEHATRRIRVLGTTAHPTAGWVTQAVKNLVMDLEDVGAHAAYLIRDRDAKYPALIHEILADVGIQSVFTGVRMPRMNSIMERWVLSLRRELLDRTLIWNAHHLRHALSEYERFYNEHRTPPCRQPRRCAHSPKPSPTPGRSRASTYIDTTASVE
- a CDS encoding C40 family peptidase; amino-acid sequence: MTALNRVPSLMVRAGTASAFAIAAVGGSVVIPGVASDAAAATPATKALQVAASKKGAPYRYGATGPGRFDCSGLTLYSYKKAGKKLPRTAAQQYNKTHHISAKSRKAGDLVFFHSGSSVYHVGIYAGKGKIWHAPKTGDVVRLQKIWTKSVWYGRVS
- a CDS encoding ATP-binding protein, whose protein sequence is MADHLEASVTLPSDPASVSAARTYVVTTLVEWGLAADTEVADTIRLIVSELATNAVQHTFGQSPTFTVDIELERDEHLRIGVTDSHPRFPKRLPAAVQQDNGRGMVIIRWLTAECGGKLKVRPTLEGGKTVSVEVPWTVPARPVTAGGQQEP